The following coding sequences lie in one Chitinispirillales bacterium ANBcel5 genomic window:
- a CDS encoding SemiSWEET transporter, producing the protein MLTIIGLLAGFLTTISFLPQVIKTWKTRSTEDLSLSMFSLFTMGVLMWLLYGIGLREIPIIVANLVTLVLAFTLLVMKIVYK; encoded by the coding sequence ATGCTTACAATTATCGGATTATTAGCAGGCTTTTTGACTACAATTTCATTTTTGCCCCAGGTGATCAAAACCTGGAAAACCCGTTCTACTGAAGATCTCTCTCTATCCATGTTTTCTCTCTTCACCATGGGTGTTTTGATGTGGTTATTATATGGAATAGGACTCAGAGAGATACCGATCATTGTCGCTAACTTGGTGACTTTAGTGCTTGCCTTTACACTGCTTGTAATGAAAATCGTATATAAATAA
- a CDS encoding DUF5011 domain-containing protein, with protein sequence MKYFKFIGGSLAALLLIVLYSCTNVEFNNVLDPQYEGYIGDEAAADGENGIARGLDPDDPVFGDTIPPEIIFYKMVDGQRVETESDTITIDQFDEEALHLVMNDLFEGKDNWPPYDLTDSVQISGQQVNVNIPGTYRLRFSVSDSRHPAVNRDRFVVVEEVDIPSDNPPSLHVNADDTITFYVDSEFRMPEVTAWDDDGTLEVEHEDNIDMSTEGVYYITFWAENEFGREEATVYVRVQQRSGQNTDPPTITLDGPSELTLDVGSAFVEPGYSAEDNMGNDITDQVTIRYRRPDVQTVDELDTDIPGVWRVMYNVRDSDGRSASANRTLTIQSDGEPPELTLLGEAEMEWPQGEPFVDPGYEYDDSDPNVTVSVTGRTGGWIHEAGRTQEIIYTAIDASTGHYTERKRLVTVVGDNDNGNGGGNGDVGEPTIELLGDDPLTIDQFTNFDDVDPGATAEDYEGNSLTVSVGGDLDTRTPGEYEVIYTAEDSHGNTVQVTRTVIVEEVDGDALFAKYGVPRDGALPAIGGQYTSITVEGDGVNFSNVQSFTFDWDGVGLYGFAINTTDGNPDWYIALHNSANFSYSFSSAQPSFTIESSGFDGFDGEYYVNVHEGNLVFVHSTGAHAIVFE encoded by the coding sequence ATGAAATACTTTAAATTTATTGGTGGCTCTCTTGCCGCACTGCTATTGATAGTTTTGTACAGTTGTACTAATGTCGAGTTTAATAATGTGCTCGATCCTCAGTATGAAGGTTATATAGGTGATGAAGCAGCTGCTGATGGAGAAAACGGTATTGCCAGAGGCCTAGATCCGGATGATCCGGTGTTTGGTGATACAATTCCTCCTGAGATCATTTTCTACAAAATGGTCGATGGCCAAAGGGTTGAAACGGAAAGTGATACCATCACCATAGACCAGTTTGATGAAGAAGCTTTACATTTGGTTATGAATGACCTTTTTGAAGGCAAAGACAACTGGCCTCCTTATGATCTAACCGATAGTGTACAAATTTCCGGCCAACAGGTTAATGTCAACATCCCGGGTACCTACAGACTTCGATTCTCCGTTTCTGATTCAAGACATCCAGCAGTTAACAGAGACAGATTTGTTGTTGTAGAAGAAGTTGATATTCCCAGTGATAATCCTCCGAGCTTGCATGTAAATGCTGATGACACAATTACCTTCTATGTAGATTCGGAGTTTAGAATGCCTGAAGTTACAGCATGGGATGATGATGGTACTCTGGAAGTGGAGCATGAGGATAACATCGACATGTCCACAGAAGGAGTCTACTATATAACTTTTTGGGCAGAGAATGAGTTCGGCAGAGAAGAAGCGACTGTTTACGTGCGTGTACAACAGAGATCAGGCCAAAATACCGACCCACCAACTATAACTCTTGATGGACCATCAGAACTAACGCTTGATGTTGGTAGCGCGTTCGTTGAGCCCGGTTACAGCGCAGAAGATAATATGGGTAATGATATTACAGACCAGGTTACTATCAGATACCGTCGTCCCGATGTTCAAACGGTCGATGAATTAGATACTGATATACCAGGAGTGTGGAGAGTTATGTACAACGTACGGGATAGCGACGGACGTAGTGCATCTGCTAACAGAACTTTGACTATCCAAAGTGATGGAGAACCTCCTGAACTTACGCTGCTTGGTGAAGCAGAGATGGAATGGCCACAAGGTGAACCATTTGTAGATCCCGGATACGAGTATGATGATTCAGACCCTAATGTAACCGTCAGTGTGACCGGCAGAACTGGCGGCTGGATACATGAAGCAGGGCGCACCCAGGAGATCATCTATACAGCCATTGACGCTTCAACCGGTCATTATACCGAAAGAAAACGCTTAGTTACAGTAGTTGGTGATAACGATAATGGAAACGGTGGGGGCAACGGTGATGTCGGTGAGCCCACAATTGAACTTCTGGGTGATGATCCGTTAACCATTGACCAGTTTACCAACTTCGATGATGTTGATCCAGGTGCTACAGCGGAAGACTATGAAGGAAACAGCCTTACCGTTTCTGTTGGAGGTGATTTAGACACCCGAACACCTGGCGAGTATGAAGTTATCTACACAGCAGAAGACAGCCATGGTAACACTGTGCAGGTTACACGTACGGTGATTGTGGAAGAGGTGGATGGTGACGCACTGTTTGCAAAATATGGGGTACCAAGGGACGGTGCTCTGCCTGCTATAGGCGGACAGTACACCTCAATTACTGTAGAAGGCGACGGGGTCAATTTCAGCAATGTACAAAGCTTTACTTTCGATTGGGACGGAGTTGGTCTTTACGGATTTGCCATCAATACCACGGACGGTAATCCTGATTGGTATATAGCTTTACATAATAGCGCAAACTTTTCTTACAGTTTCAGCTCAGCGCAGCCTAGTTTTACCATAGAATCATCTGGTTTTGATGGCTTTGATGGAGAATACTACGTTAATGTGCATGAAGGAAACCTGGTGTTTGTACATTCTACAGGAGCTCATGCCATAGTTTTTGAATAA
- a CDS encoding tetratricopeptide repeat protein produces MLNSWVLRKSVILLMVIGVSMMPFAFDDDLLADLEAMEAEMLEEEAEIEGAESSVETQQASASAPPQQRSRFSGNYRVLVTRPVYAPYTDESGTQWISAISEAFFHYKVSSLPSAHVINPEHVNEVLSNFRNFDRRISRQAYIETAEQQGATHLLYQEYEPQSRNEVRFTLELFSIVDNQQVTQTTEIIDLSELESGLMELLDPIATTIYPDAQVLSAYRNNFLGDNRRVLENLGNSLVDEGCYAEGGASSIFDAVNRIANQNSELPVALFTAAAVASRAGQHSEAIEHQLRLISRSGDHPALHLAMSTYYRRAERFSDATNSLSIAENVPALRVPVALQRAILFQEQGFLNRAKDQYNVVLESGEASGRVFFRLALLSVQLGSYDAVSNYLNRAENAGFALDDQQYFELGMAYADIGNQDENAIQYLRRSLEFNQSNAEAWKRLAEIYKRTGNEKDAAECYINLFHLDNNANRDMLRIAGETYERIGETEKAKDVYSLFLARRFNNPIVSLRLATIYFNEDNCEEATNLLDGIDTLDIIRHEASVIMDECLGPDRGRRVVTTAPTMASSRPSAFRTITRITSGVGLVAGIAGGIIMNNDIKDLEEEYSDAKSQSIVLEKRDEIEDKKLLRNILYSVAGASSLAFTLTIAIPSRK; encoded by the coding sequence ATGCTAAACTCTTGGGTGCTAAGGAAATCTGTTATACTCCTAATGGTGATTGGTGTTTCCATGATGCCATTTGCTTTTGATGATGATCTTCTGGCTGATCTTGAAGCTATGGAAGCAGAAATGCTTGAAGAAGAGGCTGAAATTGAAGGTGCGGAATCTTCTGTTGAAACGCAACAGGCTTCTGCTTCTGCTCCACCACAACAAAGGTCACGGTTCTCCGGTAATTACCGTGTCCTTGTAACGCGGCCTGTATATGCTCCTTATACCGACGAATCAGGGACTCAGTGGATTTCCGCAATAAGTGAAGCCTTTTTTCACTACAAGGTTTCTAGTCTTCCTTCTGCTCATGTTATTAATCCAGAACATGTTAATGAAGTCCTGAGCAATTTTAGAAATTTCGACAGACGAATCTCACGTCAGGCATATATAGAAACTGCTGAGCAGCAGGGAGCGACCCATCTTCTGTATCAGGAATATGAACCCCAAAGCCGTAATGAAGTGCGTTTTACCCTGGAATTGTTTTCCATAGTCGATAACCAGCAAGTTACTCAAACCACCGAAATAATTGATCTATCTGAGCTTGAAAGCGGCTTAATGGAACTTTTGGATCCCATAGCTACTACTATTTACCCTGATGCACAGGTGCTTAGTGCCTATAGGAATAATTTTTTGGGCGATAATCGCAGAGTACTTGAAAATCTGGGGAATTCACTTGTAGATGAAGGATGTTATGCAGAAGGCGGAGCATCGTCGATCTTTGATGCAGTTAACAGAATTGCCAATCAAAATTCAGAACTCCCTGTAGCTCTTTTTACCGCAGCCGCAGTAGCTTCAAGAGCAGGACAGCACTCTGAAGCTATTGAACACCAGCTTAGACTCATAAGTCGCTCCGGAGATCACCCTGCACTTCATTTAGCGATGTCTACCTATTACAGACGTGCAGAACGCTTCTCCGATGCTACCAATTCCCTTTCTATAGCCGAAAATGTACCAGCCCTAAGAGTACCAGTGGCTCTGCAAAGAGCGATTCTGTTCCAGGAGCAAGGTTTCTTAAACAGAGCAAAAGACCAATACAATGTTGTCTTGGAGAGCGGTGAAGCGAGTGGAAGAGTATTTTTTCGTCTTGCTCTTTTAAGTGTTCAACTGGGAAGCTATGATGCGGTCTCAAATTATTTAAACAGAGCCGAAAACGCAGGGTTTGCCCTGGATGACCAGCAGTACTTTGAACTTGGGATGGCTTATGCCGATATCGGCAATCAGGATGAGAACGCGATACAGTATCTTAGACGAAGCCTTGAATTTAATCAAAGTAATGCCGAGGCTTGGAAAAGGCTTGCGGAAATTTATAAGCGTACCGGTAATGAAAAAGATGCTGCTGAATGCTACATCAATCTGTTCCATCTCGATAACAATGCTAACCGTGATATGCTCAGAATTGCTGGTGAAACCTATGAAAGGATAGGAGAAACTGAAAAAGCAAAAGATGTCTACAGCTTGTTTCTTGCCAGACGCTTTAATAACCCTATCGTTTCTTTAAGATTAGCCACTATATACTTCAATGAAGATAATTGTGAGGAAGCAACCAACTTACTTGATGGAATCGATACTCTTGACATTATTCGTCATGAAGCATCGGTGATCATGGATGAGTGTCTTGGTCCTGACAGAGGACGAAGAGTGGTAACTACTGCACCCACTATGGCTTCATCACGTCCCTCAGCATTTAGAACCATCACCAGAATAACTTCAGGGGTTGGACTTGTAGCGGGAATTGCCGGTGGAATTATTATGAATAATGATATTAAAGATCTGGAAGAAGAATACAGTGACGCAAAATCTCAAAGCATAGTGTTAGAAAAGAGAGATGAAATTGAAGATAAAAAACTTCTTCGCAACATTCTCTACAGTGTTGCGGGTGCATCTTCTTTAGCATTCACTCTAACCATAGCGATACCATCCAGAAAGTGA